Within Dysgonomonas sp. HDW5A, the genomic segment TTTATTGCCAAACAGCAACTTGATCTTAATCGTTAAGCATCATAGGCATTAAAAGCATAAGAAGATCTTCTCCGTCACCTTTTTCAACCGGGAAAATAAGTCCCGCACGTGAAGGGTCGGATAATTCTACAGAAACTTCAGTTGCCGGAATATTGTTCAATATCTCAATCAGAAAATTCGATTTAAAACCGATATTCATGGCAGTACCTTCATATTGGCATGGAATAGTTTCTTCGGCAGCTGTCGAAAAATCTATATCCTGAGCAGAAACCAACAATTTATTATCTGACAATTGCAGTTTAACCAAACTACTTGCCGGATTAGAAAATACCGATACACGCTTCAATGCATTCAAAAATGCCAATCGGTCTAAAACAACTTTGTTCGGATTATTTTGAGGAATTACCGAATTATAATTAGGATAACGTCCTTCAATAAAACGACAAGTCATTGTGTAGCTTGACATTGTTATATAGGCGTTATTTTCATCGAACTTAATTGTAACAACTTCAGACTCCTTCGGTAAAATACTTTTCAGTAAGTTGGCTGGTTTCTTTGGAAGAATGAAAGATGCTCTTTCCGAACCTTGCACCGATAAAGTTTTGCTACGAACTAATTTATGTCCGTCTGAAGCTACAAACGTAAGATCTTCGGTAGTAATATCGAAATAAACACCATTCATCACAGGGCGAAGTTCATCGTCTGCACTGGCAAATAATGTTCTATTAATAGCTGTACATAAAATCTGAGGGTCAATAGATAAGCTAATTGCTGTATCTTTTAATTCTTTAGGTTGTGGGTATTCTTCGCCACTTTGACCTATAAAATTATATTTTCCGTTGTGGAAATAAATAAATATTTCCAAGTTATCATCATTAATCTCAAATGTAAGAGGCTGATCAGGAAGCTCTTTCAGTGGATCCAATAAATTGCGGGCATTGATCGCAAGTTTTCCTGAACCTTCTACTTCATTTACTTCTAATGAAGTTACAAGACGTGTTTCTGTATCTGCGGCTGTAAGCGTCAACGTGGAATCATTAAGCTCCAATAAGAAACAATCTAAAATAGGCAATGTATTTTTTGAATTGATCACCTTGCTAATCGACTGAAGATGACTCAGTAAAGCAGTACTAGATACAACAAATCTCATATATATTGGTTTTATTAAGTTACGTTTTTGTACTAACAAAAGTAGCGATATTTTTTTTAAGAACAAAAAGTAAGACCATAGACTGACTCTTTGTTATATGCTCTGTAAATATGCACGGTTTATTGTTAAGAAATATCGGAGTACAAGATACGAAAAGAGACCTATTTTTCAATAGATCTCTTCTCTTTATTTTTTAGAACTTATTTGAAATATTTTTCATCTAACAATTTAAATTCTTTTTCTTTATCGGGTCTTATTGATACAGTAATCGGATCCCACTGAGTAGGCCATCCACCAAATATAGCTCCAAGTCTTACAATTTTAATTGCATGAAGACCTTTTGCCAATGCGATAGATTTATCTGCTCGTGAAGATCTACGGGCAGTATCTTTTCCATTATCATTGCTGATTAATTGTTTTCCGTCAATCCACAATTCACTATCAGTACTAAAATAATATACGCCATCCTCAGGAATGTCTATATATCCTGTTAGTATAGTACTATAAAAGTCCTGTGGATATACTTCCACATAACCATTAACACGATGTTTTGCTTTTTGTGGAGAAGTTATATATTCAACTTCATCGGGAGTCTTACCATCTAAATCCGACACTTTACGGGCAACTCCTTTGAAATGTTCGGCTTTCAAACCGGGTTTCTCACCTGCTTGTTTTTCAACAGCGGGAGCCGGAGTTTGCTTTTCAATGGTGATAGTTCTTACAGGACTCATTTTATCAGATGACAACACCGAGCGTATTTTCAAGGTTGTATTTTCAGTAAAGCTTAATGGTTTGTCATAAACAGCAGATGACAGAGTTGGCTCCGAACCATCTATTGTATAAACGAATTTAACAGGCTCAGTTGATTTAAACGCTAATGCAGCTGAATCAGTAAATACTATAAAATCGCAAGATGGAACATCTTTTTGTTCGGGTAGAGGAATATAATAATTGATATTATGCATATCTAAACGCACTCTCTGATTTTCGATTCGACGCTCAAAATCCTCATAATTCTTTCTTGTTGGCTGAGACCAAGTAACTTCAGCCAGAGCTATAACACGTGGGTAAATATCAAAATCCATATCATCAGTCTGATAATTATACTCACACCACATATTAGCCTGAGCACCTAAGATATGATGTTTTTTATCCTCTGCTATTTTTGCAGGAATAGGCTCATAACTGTAAGTTTCCGATAAAGTAGTCAATCCTCCAATAGTAACAGGTAATATTTTAGAATCACCTTGGTAGTGGTCTAAATACAACCAGTTTCCGGGAGTCATAATCACATCATGTCCCATATTAGCGGCAGCAATACCACCTTCTTCGCCTCTCCAGCTCATAACAGCCGCAGTTGGAGCCAATCCTCCTTCAAGAATTTCATCCCAACCTATCATTTTCTTATTATGTTTCAATAAGACTTTTTCCATACGTTGTACAAAATAGCTTTGTAGCTTCTCTTCTGCACTATGCTCTTTGTCTGCTTTCAATCCAAGTTCTTTAATACGAGCCTGACATTTTGGACATTTTTCCCATCTAACTTTAGGACACTCGTCTCCTCCGATATGGAAATATTCACTTTCAAACAAAGGAATAACCTCCTCAATAACATCTGTCAGAAATTGAAATACCGAATCGTTTCCGGCACAATATACATCATTTGCAACTCCCCAAATATTACGTACCTCGAAAGGTCCTCCTGTACAAGAAAACTCAGGGTAAGCAGCCAATGCTGCAACACCATGTCCGGGAAGCTCTATCTCAGGAATTACTTCAATAAAACGCTCTTTGGCATACGCTACAATTTCTTTAACCTGATCTTGTGTATAGAAATAAGGCCCATAAGTACTACCATCACCTTCTACACGCATCGCTCCTATTTCAGTCAATTTAGGATACTTCTTTATTTCGATACGCCATCCTTGATCTTCAGTTAAATGCCAATGGAATGTATTTATTTTGAACATTGCCAATACATCCAATTGCTTTTTGATATAATCTACATCAGCAAAATGACGGCATACATCCAAATGTTGTCCGCGATATGGAAAGCGAGGTTCGTCTTTAATGCTCACACTTGGAGCTTTCCATGCTATATTTTTTACTATTACAGGACTTTCAATTTCGGCAGGAAGCAATTGCATTACAGTTTGCATGCCATAAAATGCTCCTTGTGGAGTTTTGGCTTTTATGTCTATTCCTTTTTCGGTTACCTCCAATAAATAACCTTCGTCATTTACAGCTATATCCTTATCTAGATTGATACTTATATAATTAGAACCCGGAACACTTGTTTTGATATCTAAATCATAACCGGTCGAATTCTTGATCTTAGCAGCAAAATAAGAAGCCACCTTATCTAAAGACGGATCATTTACCGCAAATACTACATTTTTTGAAAGCTCAAAACTTCCTTCATTTTGTTTTAACTCCAAAGGTATAGGAGTTACATTTATCCCCTCATTGTAAGACTTCTGAACAGGAGTTTCTGTACTACCGCATGATGATACAAGTAGGGCCAATGCTACTGTACACACAGGTATAAGTTTTTTCAGCATAATTATATTATTTAGTTATTTAATCAAGGCTAATTTTCACAAATGTTATTTAACAAACGATTAAAATGCTAAGATAATGAAAAATGAAACATCTACTTATCAGCAAAAAGCCTTTATGTTATATAACATACCCCAAAAATCTTTTACTCAAACATAAAATCGGCTATCACAAAACGAAATAAGAGGAATGCCTTCATAAAGACCACTCCTCTTATTGTATAAATATAGAAAGTATACTACTTTAGATAGCATTAATTTCTTTCAACACATTATTTGTTTTATGAACGGCAACAGCAGATGCTTCGAATTTTTCTTTTTCGTCAGCAGTAAGCTTTAGGTCAATGATTTTTTCCCAGCCATTTCTACCTAAGACTACAGGAACACCAATACAAATATCACTTTGTCCGTATTCGCCTTCAAGGCTAACACAACAAGGAATTACTTTCTTTTGATCGTGAAGTATAGTTTCCACTACCGCTGCTCCCGCAGCACCCGGAGCGTACCATGCTGATGTACCTAACAAACCTGTAAGAGTTGCGCCACCGACCATAGTATCGGCAACCACTTTATCCAAAGCCTCTTTTGACAAAAGCTCAGAAACAGGAATACCCTTATATGTAGCCAGACGAGCCATAGGAATCATAGTAGTATCACCATGTCCACCAATAACCATACCTTCAACTTCTGTTGGATTTACACCTAAAGCCTCACTCAAATAATATTTGAAACGTGAACTATCCAGTGCTCCACCCATACCTACAATACGGTGTTTAGGAAGACCTGTTACTTTAGAAGCCAAGTAGGTCATTGTATCCATTGGATTAGAGATAATAACCAAAATAGCATTGGGGGAATATTTCAGAATGTTTTCCGCAACACTTTTCACAATACCTGCATTCACGCCGATCAACTCTTCACGAGTCATACCCGGCTTACGAGGAATACCTGATGTAATAACCACAACATCCGAATTTGCGGTAGCTGCATAATCATTAGTAACACCCTTAATTCTTGAGCTGAACTCAAGTAACTGAGCTGTTTGATTCATATCCATTGCTTTTCCTTCAGCAACACCCTCTTTTACATCGAGCATGATTACTTCGTCCGCAATTTTTTTAAATGCTAATACATTTGCACAAGTGGCTCCGACATTACCGGCTCCCACAACCGTTACTTTAGACATGATAATTTAGTTTTATAGTTATGAATTAGATTACATGTAATTATTCGAAATATTTTTTCTCAAAGCCTGAGTAATAAATAACATCTATTTCGAATAGACAAACAAAAGTAGCTTGTTATTTGCAATTAAGGAATTATTTCAGAGCTAAATTTCACTCTAAATATTAAAAAATATTGACAAGAAGATTCACAGTATATGACGTTTTTACAATCAAAAAATATCAAACATATACTTTTGAACCTTCCCATATAAACCAGATGTTATTTAGAAACCATCTCACGGTAAACATTAACCATTCTGTAACTTCATAAATAGTGAGTACTTAGCTGAATTACTGAAAAAACTTGAATAGTCTAAGCTCTCTAATTTATATTATTAATATATTTGTATACAAGTCTAACATATTAAAAAGAAGTAAGAAAGTAAAGTTATATGGAACAGAATACAAAACCTTCGACAAGAAATACCAAAATATTAATTGCCATTATTGTGGGTTTAATTGTAGGAATGGGGATTGCCGCATATTTCATTTTCAACCAAAAAACTCAACTGGAAGAATTACAGCAGGTAAACGAAATATCCAAGCAAAAACTGGAAGACGAATATGCAAGCATAGACACTCAATACGAAGGGTTTAAACTTTCAATCAAAAATGACTCTTTGTTTCAACAATTGAGTAATGAGCAAGCAAAAGTACAACGCTTGAGGGAAGAGCTTCGTACGGTAAAAGCGACTGATAAAGCAGAAATAAGCCGCTTAAACAATGAACTTAGCAGTCTTAGAAAAATTCTGAAGTCATATATTGTACAAATAGATTCACTTAACCGTGCTAACGAAAGGCTTGTACAACAAAATAAAGAGATAACAAATAAATATCAGGAAACGACAAAGACATTAAATAAAGTTTCACAAGAAAAAGCTAACCTGAACGAGAAAGTAACACGTGCGGCTAAACTCGATGCAACAGCCATAAGTGTAGCAGCAACCAACTCGAAAGGGAAAGTACAAAAGAAAATAAAAAGTGTAGAACAATTAGTAGTCTCTTTCACTATTACAAAAAACATCACTGCAGAACCGGGTGAAAGAGTAATCTATGTTCGAATAATGAAACCTGATGATGATATTCTGGTAAAAAACAGAGCTAACACTTTCTCTTTCGAAAATCGAGAAATTCAATACTCGATGAAACGAGCTATTGAATACGGAGGCGAAGAGGTACCTGTTACATTATACTGGAAGGTTGAAGAATACTTAATGCCGGGAACTTACAGAGTTGATTTATTTGCTGATGGCAGTTTAATCGGTTCACGCTCTTTTTCACTTGAAAAATAAAAAGCTAACAGGATTTTTATTTTTTAAGAATAAGTTATAACTATTAAATTGTAGTATTTTTTCACACGACTTATAAAAGTATGATACTAGAATCTTTAAAATATATTCGTGAAGAAGGTAAACCAAATGAATGGGGCATCGAAGGGAAAAACGGCGATCTGATCAGGTTCGACAATATCAACCTGTTCGTTGGTAAAAATGCTGTAGGTAAGAGTAGAACACTAACTGCTTTATGCCAAATAGCGAACCTCTTATCTTTGAAAAAACCGGTTTCCGATTTGAAATTTTCCGAAACAAAGTATCACCTGATATTAAAAGAAGATAATATCACTTATGAATATATTATTTCAATAGAAAACAATCTGATTACAGACGAAATTCTATGGGTAAAAGGTGTTGAAAAGTACAACAGAAAAAAGAGTAAGATATACTCAGAGGAATCTCAGAAGTTTGAAGTCCTTGATATTGCAGATACTGATCTGATTACCTCGATCCAAAATAAAGACAAAGAATACCCCTATATAGCTGAAATATTCGAATGGAGTAATGCATTAAAAAATTATGCTTTCACAAATCAATATGAAAAAAATCATTTGATTAAACACCGAGAAGAACTGGAACACTTAGAGATTGTTGAAGACTTCAGCTCTGACAATATCGTCAAACTCTTTTTTAAAGGCAAAAATGATTTTGGACAACCCTATATAGACAACATTATTTCTGACCTTCATTCAATAGGATATGATATTAGCAATATCGATCTGCTAAAAGATCAGCTAGGAATAGGGTTATCAGTACAAGAAGAAGAACTACCGGAGCCGACACTTCAACTGGATATGTCTCAAGGGATGTTTAGGGCACTTTCTTTTCTTATACAACTTGAATATGCCCTATTAAGTAAAATATCGGTATGTCTTCTTATCGATGACTTAGGTGAAGGACTAGACTACGCCCGCTCTAAATCTCTCATTGAGTTATTAATCTATAAAGTTAACAACTCGGACATACAGATATTTATAACCACCAATGATAGGTATATCATGAATAAAATCCCCTTAAGGTATTGGTCTGTAATCGAACGTAAAGCAAAAGCATCCATATTTCATAATTATCATAATGCGAGAGAAATTTTTGATGATTTTAAATATACAGGATTAAATAATTTCGATTTCTTAGCCAGTGATTTCTACCTTCAAGGATTTAAGAACGAAGAGGAAGAGTAAGCCAATATATGAAAAAGATTGCATTTTTTGTTGAAGGACAAACCGAGCAGGTCTTCATCAATAGGCTCATAAAAGAGATTATCGGCTATAAAAACCTTACGGTTCTTCTAAAAAAAATCTCAGGAGGTACCAATGCTCCCAAACGTGAATTTGTAAGGAATTATAGCATTCCCCTCAAATCGGAATTCACTGCACTTATATATGACTGTGGTTCCGATAATCGAGTAAAATCAGAAATACTTGATAACATAAATAGCCTGAGAGAAGCCGGATATACAAATATTATAGGATTAAGAGACTTATATCCATTATCGATAGAGGAACTACCTCGTCTCGAAAAAGGACTACAATACCTGCCTTATCCATTAAAAAAGAAAGATTATCCTTTTGATATAATAATAGCAGTAAGAGAAGTAGAAACATGGTTTCTTGCAGAAAGCAGTCATTTTCTAAAAGTGGACAAGAAACTTACGGGACGATTCATTGAAAAACATCTAGGCTTCAACCCTGATATGGTAAACCCTATTTCGCGCGAACATCCATCTGAAGATATAAACAGGATATATAAATTAATAGGCAGATCGTACACAAAAAAATACTGGCAAGTAGAGAAACTGGTAAATCGACTCGATTTTAATAAAATAAGGAAAGATATTCGATTTAAAATTCCGGCTTTAAATGAGCTGATAACTACTATCGAAAAGTTTAAAGAAGGTCAGCTACAAGAACCTGTTCTATCCGAAAAAGAAAAAAGCAGTCTGAACTAATTCAAACTGCTTTTCTTATCTTAAAGAATCTGCTATTACGCTTCTGCTTCTGCTTGTGGAACTACAGATACGAATGATCTTTCGTTCTTTTTTCTACGGAATGCAACTACTCCATCAACAAGAGCAAATAATGTATGATCTTTACCGATACCTACATTTTCACCTGGATGATGAGTTGTTCCTCTTTGACGAACGATGATGTTACCTGCTTTCACGATTTCACCACCAAATGCTTTAACGCCTAATCGTTTACTTTCCGATTCACGGCCGTTCTTCGAGCTACCTACACCTTTCTTGTGTGCCATTTTCTTCTAATTTTACTGATTAAGCAATAATATCTTTTACTGTAACTTGTGTAAATTGTTGACGGTGACCGTTCAACTTACGATATCCTTTTCTTCTTTTCTTGTGGAAAATAAGTACTTTATCGCCTTTTACTTGGTCTCCAACTGTAAGGATAACTTTCGCTCCACTTACAAAAGGTGCACCTACGGTTACAGCACCGTTTTTGTCAACTAATAACACTTTCTCGATTTCAAGATCAGCACCACTGTCTGCTGTTACTCTGTGAACAAACAATTTTTGATCTTTCTCAACTTTGAATTGTTGTCCTTGAATTTCTACAATTGCGTACATCTGCAATATAAATTTTTACAAGTTATGAGCCTGAGGCGAACTATTGTTATATAGTTTCTTGTCTGCCTATTAGCAATCGGGGAGCAAAATTACAAATATTTCGTCAATTACACAAGCCACAATAATGTATATTTTATTTTTTAAGAGTATAGATCAGTTTTCCTGAAAAATTTTGAGGAATCGAATTAATAAATTCAGTATAATCGATTCCATTTATAGTTCCTTCAACCTTCAACATCTTAATTAGAATATCCCGGGTAAAGTCACCTCTCATCTCCAATAAAGAGTTGGAGATTTTATATGTATGAGTAAGGGTTTCCTTAATATCAATATCCTCAACATATATCTTATTATTTTCAAAATAATATTTTTCTCTGCTATTAAGAGTCAAAGATGGATCTTTTTTAGGTATTGTTGTTGTTACAACGTATTCTTTATCAAACACCATATTTATAGTATTCTGTTGCAATGATTGAACAAAAGACTTGTTTATCAATTCGTCAAATGGAGAATAGTTTGATTCTAGTTTTACAGATTTAACAACCCATTTTCCGATTATCATTTCTTTTGCTTGAGCGTCATCCGTAATAAATACCTCATCCTCATCATCGCCTCCACAAGCAGAAAACCCTAAAAAGATACATGAAAGTAGACAGAATAATACTTTTTTCATAGTGCTAAATAATTTTTCAGATAAATAAAATGTGTTTGATATAAAATTAATGTTCCAAATATAGCCAATTTGTCTTATCCTATATTACTTTCGCGAAAAAATTAATAGATAAAATACTCCCCCATAGCTCTCTGTTTTGAATATTTGTGTTACTTTTGCACAAAACATAAAAGACTGTGCAGTTTTATTAAGATATGGCAATAACAAAAACAAGAACTATGTTGATTGACGTCGCCCGGCAATTATTTGCCAAGCTGGGTGTCGAGAATACAACTATGAATGATATTGCTCTTGCCTCCCATAAAGGCCGACGGACTCTGTACACATACTTCAACAACAAGAATGAGGTATTTAAAGCGGTAGTCGAATCCGAATTGGATAAGATGATAAAGGCTCTTCAAGCTGTAGTTGAAAAAGATCTTCCCGCAGATGAAAAACTCATGTTGTTCTTTTACACACGCCTCGATGCAGTAAAAAATGTAGTAGCACGTAACGGCAACCTCAGAGCCGATTTTTTTCGTGACATCTGGCGTGTACAAAACGTACGCAAAACATTTGACCGTAAAGAAACCGAAATCCTCAAGGAAATATTACAAAAAGGTGTAGACGAAGGAACTTTGTCTATGCCGGATGTAGACCTCACTGCTGAAATTCTGCATAATGCATTAAGAGGGCTGGAGGTTCCTTATATCAGAGGGCTTATTAATCCGAATGATTCCGACCACAAAAGGCGATACCTTAATATTTCACACCTCATCTTTCGGGGAATAAAGAAATAAAACTAAAACAGCAATAATCAGTTATACTTAATTAGTAAAAATAGAACATTAAATATTTCACATAACTTAATATCCACAAATAATTTAATATTTGATTATGAAACTTTTAGAAGGAAAAACAGCAATCATAACTGGTGCAGCCAGAGGTATTGGAAAAGCAATAGCACTAAAATATGCACAAGAAGGAGCAAATATTGCTTTTACAGATTTAGCTGTTGATGACAATGCAAAACAAACAGAAAAAGAAATAGCTGCCCTAGGCGTAAAAGTAAAGGCTTATGCATCAAATGCTGCCGATTTTGAAGATACACACAAGGTGGTAGATGCAATTGTAAAAGATTTCGGAAGAGTAGATATCCTGGTTAACAATGCAGGCATCACTCGTGACGGTCTTATGATGCGTATGACTGAACAACAATGGGATATGGTAATCAACGTAAACCTAAAGTCTGCATTTAACTTTATTCATGCAATTACTCCTGTAATGATGAAACAAAAAGGAGGAAGTATTATCAACATGAGTTCGGTAGTAGGTATTTCAGGTAATGCAGGTCAAACTAATTATTCAGCATCAAAAGCAGGTATGATTGGTCTTGCTAAATCTATAGCCAAAGAAGTAGGCTCAAGAGGAATACGCGCAAACTGTATTTGCCCGGGATTTATCATCACTGAAATGACAGGAGCTCTATCAGAAGAAGTGAAAGCTAAATGGGCAGAACAAATTCCACTTCGTCGTGGAGGTACTCCAGAAGACGTTGCTAATGTCGCAGTGTTCTTAGGTTCAGATCTATCTTCTTATGTTAGTGGACAAATTATTCCGGTTTGTGGTGGAATGAACATGTAAGGTTACTGACCCCTTTTAAATAAGAATATTAGATAGTATTTAATACATTTCACTATCATAACATAAAAGACGCAAAGAAATAATTAACTTTGCGTCTTTATTTTTTGCCCTCATATTATGACTGTATTATACGAAGACAACCATATCATTATTGTAAATAAAACTGTTTCGGAAATCGTACAAGGTGATAAAACCGGAGATAAGCCTCTTTCTGAAATAGTAAAAGAATGGCTCAAGGAGAAGTACAATAAACCCGGAAATGTATTTTGCGGAGTAACGCATCGTCTCGACAGACCTGTAAGCGGTATAGTAGTATTTGCTAAAACAAGCAAAGCACTTCCCCGATTGAATAAGATGTTTCAAGATAAAGAAATAAAGAAAACATATTGG encodes:
- the fabG gene encoding 3-oxoacyl-[acyl-carrier-protein] reductase → MKLLEGKTAIITGAARGIGKAIALKYAQEGANIAFTDLAVDDNAKQTEKEIAALGVKVKAYASNAADFEDTHKVVDAIVKDFGRVDILVNNAGITRDGLMMRMTEQQWDMVINVNLKSAFNFIHAITPVMMKQKGGSIINMSSVVGISGNAGQTNYSASKAGMIGLAKSIAKEVGSRGIRANCICPGFIITEMTGALSEEVKAKWAEQIPLRRGGTPEDVANVAVFLGSDLSSYVSGQIIPVCGGMNM
- a CDS encoding family 20 glycosylhydrolase, whose product is MLKKLIPVCTVALALLVSSCGSTETPVQKSYNEGINVTPIPLELKQNEGSFELSKNVVFAVNDPSLDKVASYFAAKIKNSTGYDLDIKTSVPGSNYISINLDKDIAVNDEGYLLEVTEKGIDIKAKTPQGAFYGMQTVMQLLPAEIESPVIVKNIAWKAPSVSIKDEPRFPYRGQHLDVCRHFADVDYIKKQLDVLAMFKINTFHWHLTEDQGWRIEIKKYPKLTEIGAMRVEGDGSTYGPYFYTQDQVKEIVAYAKERFIEVIPEIELPGHGVAALAAYPEFSCTGGPFEVRNIWGVANDVYCAGNDSVFQFLTDVIEEVIPLFESEYFHIGGDECPKVRWEKCPKCQARIKELGLKADKEHSAEEKLQSYFVQRMEKVLLKHNKKMIGWDEILEGGLAPTAAVMSWRGEEGGIAAANMGHDVIMTPGNWLYLDHYQGDSKILPVTIGGLTTLSETYSYEPIPAKIAEDKKHHILGAQANMWCEYNYQTDDMDFDIYPRVIALAEVTWSQPTRKNYEDFERRIENQRVRLDMHNINYYIPLPEQKDVPSCDFIVFTDSAALAFKSTEPVKFVYTIDGSEPTLSSAVYDKPLSFTENTTLKIRSVLSSDKMSPVRTITIEKQTPAPAVEKQAGEKPGLKAEHFKGVARKVSDLDGKTPDEVEYITSPQKAKHRVNGYVEVYPQDFYSTILTGYIDIPEDGVYYFSTDSELWIDGKQLISNDNGKDTARRSSRADKSIALAKGLHAIKIVRLGAIFGGWPTQWDPITVSIRPDKEKEFKLLDEKYFK
- the rpmA gene encoding 50S ribosomal protein L27, which translates into the protein MAHKKGVGSSKNGRESESKRLGVKAFGGEIVKAGNIIVRQRGTTHHPGENVGIGKDHTLFALVDGVVAFRRKKNERSFVSVVPQAEAEA
- the dnaN gene encoding DNA polymerase III subunit beta gives rise to the protein MRFVVSSTALLSHLQSISKVINSKNTLPILDCFLLELNDSTLTLTAADTETRLVTSLEVNEVEGSGKLAINARNLLDPLKELPDQPLTFEINDDNLEIFIYFHNGKYNFIGQSGEEYPQPKELKDTAISLSIDPQILCTAINRTLFASADDELRPVMNGVYFDITTEDLTFVASDGHKLVRSKTLSVQGSERASFILPKKPANLLKSILPKESEVVTIKFDENNAYITMSSYTMTCRFIEGRYPNYNSVIPQNNPNKVVLDRLAFLNALKRVSVFSNPASSLVKLQLSDNKLLVSAQDIDFSTAAEETIPCQYEGTAMNIGFKSNFLIEILNNIPATEVSVELSDPSRAGLIFPVEKGDGEDLLMLLMPMMLND
- the rplU gene encoding 50S ribosomal protein L21; its protein translation is MYAIVEIQGQQFKVEKDQKLFVHRVTADSGADLEIEKVLLVDKNGAVTVGAPFVSGAKVILTVGDQVKGDKVLIFHKKRRKGYRKLNGHRQQFTQVTVKDIIA
- the mdh gene encoding malate dehydrogenase yields the protein MSKVTVVGAGNVGATCANVLAFKKIADEVIMLDVKEGVAEGKAMDMNQTAQLLEFSSRIKGVTNDYAATANSDVVVITSGIPRKPGMTREELIGVNAGIVKSVAENILKYSPNAILVIISNPMDTMTYLASKVTGLPKHRIVGMGGALDSSRFKYYLSEALGVNPTEVEGMVIGGHGDTTMIPMARLATYKGIPVSELLSKEALDKVVADTMVGGATLTGLLGTSAWYAPGAAGAAVVETILHDQKKVIPCCVSLEGEYGQSDICIGVPVVLGRNGWEKIIDLKLTADEKEKFEASAVAVHKTNNVLKEINAI
- a CDS encoding AAA family ATPase produces the protein MILESLKYIREEGKPNEWGIEGKNGDLIRFDNINLFVGKNAVGKSRTLTALCQIANLLSLKKPVSDLKFSETKYHLILKEDNITYEYIISIENNLITDEILWVKGVEKYNRKKSKIYSEESQKFEVLDIADTDLITSIQNKDKEYPYIAEIFEWSNALKNYAFTNQYEKNHLIKHREELEHLEIVEDFSSDNIVKLFFKGKNDFGQPYIDNIISDLHSIGYDISNIDLLKDQLGIGLSVQEEELPEPTLQLDMSQGMFRALSFLIQLEYALLSKISVCLLIDDLGEGLDYARSKSLIELLIYKVNNSDIQIFITTNDRYIMNKIPLRYWSVIERKAKASIFHNYHNAREIFDDFKYTGLNNFDFLASDFYLQGFKNEEEE
- a CDS encoding DUF4276 family protein; the protein is MKKIAFFVEGQTEQVFINRLIKEIIGYKNLTVLLKKISGGTNAPKREFVRNYSIPLKSEFTALIYDCGSDNRVKSEILDNINSLREAGYTNIIGLRDLYPLSIEELPRLEKGLQYLPYPLKKKDYPFDIIIAVREVETWFLAESSHFLKVDKKLTGRFIEKHLGFNPDMVNPISREHPSEDINRIYKLIGRSYTKKYWQVEKLVNRLDFNKIRKDIRFKIPALNELITTIEKFKEGQLQEPVLSEKEKSSLN
- a CDS encoding TetR/AcrR family transcriptional regulator, producing MAITKTRTMLIDVARQLFAKLGVENTTMNDIALASHKGRRTLYTYFNNKNEVFKAVVESELDKMIKALQAVVEKDLPADEKLMLFFYTRLDAVKNVVARNGNLRADFFRDIWRVQNVRKTFDRKETEILKEILQKGVDEGTLSMPDVDLTAEILHNALRGLEVPYIRGLINPNDSDHKRRYLNISHLIFRGIKK